GCGAAAACAATAGCGAGGAAATGGCTATTCCTGCAAAGCTGAGTGCTTTTTTCATATAAAATATTTTCTTTTTGATAAAATGGTGGCCTTAAAGTTAAATAAATTTCCATCAATGATAATTATAGTTAAAAAGGTAGGCTATATTTGATTATGAGTTTTATAGTTCGTATTTTTGCAATCTAAAATCATTCTAAATAAATATAAATGATTAAAGTTAGTGATAACGCAAAAGAAAAAGCAGCCATCCTGATGACTGAAGACGGCTTCAACCCTGCCACGGACTTTATAAGGGTCGGTGTGAAAAGCGGCGGATGCTCCGGTCTGGAATATGTGCTGAAATTCGATAATAAAAAAGAAGAAACCGATCAGGTTTTTGAAGACAACGGCGTAAAAATCGTCGTGGACAAAAAATCCATCCTTTATCTTGCCGGGACAACCCTTGAATATTCCGGAGGACTGAACGGAAAAGGATTTGTATTTAATAATCCAAATGCAAGCAGGACTTGCGGTTGTGGAGAATCATTCAGTTTATAGACACGAGATTTCAGACACAAGACCTCAGACCGAGCGTCTGGAATCTGAACTCTGAAATCTGAAATCTTAATTATGGCAAAATACACAGAAGACGATTTAAGAGAAGACCTCAAAACCAAAGAATATGAGGCCGGCTTTTACACCGACATAGAATACGAGGACTTTCCAACCGGCCTTAGCGAGGACATCATCCGGATGATCTCTGCAAAAAAAGAAGAACCGGAATGGATGACGGAATGGCGTTTGGAATCTTTCCGGATCTGGCAGAAAATGGAAGAGCCGGATTGGGCCAATATCTCTTATGAAAAACCTGATTTTCAGGCAATCAAATATTATGCAGCGCCAAAGAAAAAACCGGAACTGGCAAGCCTGGATGAGGTAGACCCGGAACTTCTGAAAACTTTCGAAAAACTGGGAATCAACATTGAAGAACAGAAAAGACTGGCGGGAGTTGCTGTGGATATCGTGATGGATTCGGTTTCGGTGAAGACCACATTCCAGGAAACTCTGAAGGAAAAAGGCATCATCTTTATGTCAATCTCGGAAGCAATCCGCGAATATCCGGACCTTGTACAAAAATATATAGGAAAAGTGGTACCGCGCGGCGATAACTTCTATGCGGCACTGAACTCGGCAGTTTTTTCTGACGGATCTTTCTGCTACATCCCGAAAGGTGTGAAGTGCCCAATGGAACTTTCCACATATTTCCGCATCAACCAGGCCGGAACCGGGCAGTTTGAAAGAACCCTAGTAATTGCTGATGAAGGAAGCTACGTTTCCTATCTCGAAGGCTGCACCGCACCAGCGCGCGACGAAAACCAGCTTCACGCAGCAGTTGTGGAACTGATTGCGATGGATAATGCTGAAATTAAATATTCCACCGTGCAAAACTGGTTTCCGGGCGATGAGGAAGGAAAAGGAGGGGTTTACAATTTCGTGACCAAGAGGGGTTTATGCGAAAAAAATGCTAAAATTTCCTGGACACAGGTTGAAACCGGATCTGCCGTAACCTGGAAATATCCAAGTTGTATTCTGAAAGGTGACAATTCCATCGGAGAATTTTATTCCATTGCGGTTACCAACAACTATCAGTATGCGGATACCGGAACAAAGATGATTCATATCGGAAAAAACACGCGTTCGACCATTATTTCCAAAGGGATATCGGCTGGAAGATCTAATAATTCCTACCGAGGGCTGGTGAAAGTAATGCCGACGGCAAAAGGCGCAAGAAATTTCTCACAGTGCGATTCTCTTTTGATGGGCAACGAATGTGGCGCGCACACTTTTCCGTACATTGAAATCAAAGATCCTTCCGCACAGCTGGAGCATGAGGCCACCACTTCAAAGATTGGTGAAGACCAGATCTTTTACTGCAACCAGCGTGGTATCGATACAGAAAAAGCAATTGCACTGATTGTGAATGGTTTCAGCAAAGAAGTTTTAAATAAATTACCTATGGAGTTTGCCATTGAAGCTCAGAAACTGCTGGAAATTTCGTTGGAGGGAAGCGTAGGTTAGATTGTATTAACGCAAGGGCAAACAAAGGTGCATTCTTTACGTGAAAACATTTTTAAGATAAAAAAAGCACAAACCCTGATCAAAATAAAACGAGGAAAAAAATGATTATCATGGATAAGCGAAGCGGCCTAGCTTGAATTAAAGACAGGAACTTTCAAAATAACTCTGTTTATCCTTGTGATAAAAAATTAAAAAAATGCTACATATCAAAAACTTACACGCCCAGATTGAAGACGGCGTAGAAATTTTAAAAGGAATCAACCTAGAAATAAAACCAGGCGAAGTGCACGCGATTATGGGGCCAAACGGCGCCGGAAAATCTACACTTTCATCCGTAATTGCGGGAAAAGAAGATTATGAGGTTACGGAAGGTGAAATTCTTTTTGAAGGTGAAGAAATATCTGAAGATGCTCCTGAAGAACGGGCGCACAAAGGTATTTTCCTTTCTTTCCAGTATCCGGTTGAGATTCCCGGAGTTACGGTTACAAATTTCATCAAAGCAGCCATCAACGAAACCAGAAAAGCCAAAGGCCTGGAAGAACTGCCTGCGAAAGAAATGCTGGCATTGGTTCGTGAAAATTCAGAAAAACTGAACATTAAAAAGGATTTTCTCGGCCGTTCACTGAACGAAGGTTTTTCCGGAGGGGAGAAGAAACGAAACGAAATTTTCCAAATGCTGATGCTAAACCCAAAACTCGCCATTTTGGACGAAACTGATTCCGGTTTGGATATCGATGCATTGCGGATTGTTGCCGATGGTGTAAACTCTTTCAAGAATGAAGGAAATGCCGTATTACTTATTACGCACTACCAAAGACTTCTGGACTATATTCAGCCCGATTTTGTTCACGTTCTGGCAGACGGAAAAATCATCAAAACCGGCGATAAAACGCTTGCGCTTGAACTGGAAGAAAAAGGTTACGACTGGCTTTTAAACTAGTTTGAAATCGTTTGAAAAATTTGAAATGGTTTGATGACAAACTGTTTCAAGGTCATTGAACTATATCAAACTGCCTCAAAGAAAATGAAATGGCTTTACTCGAAAACATACAAAATAATCACTCCGCATTTCTGGACACTTTAAAGCACCGCTTTTTAGATGAAACCAGGGTTTCTGCGCTGAAAAAATTCTTTCACGCCGGTTTTCCAACCAGAAAAGACGAGGAGTACAGGTACACAAACCTGCGTGAAATCACGGAAAAAGATTATAACCTTTTCCCGACTGAACATCACAACATCACCAAAGAACAGTTGGATGAGCTGCATCTTGGCGAAGAAAACTTCGACTGGATTGTCTTCATCAACGGGCAACTTCACAAGGAACTTTCAAAAGTTTCCATTGAAAATGTGGAATTTATGTCCTTTAAACATGCTTTGAATGACGACCGCTACAAAGAGGTTTTCAATAAATACTTCAACAAGATTGCTGATCCGGAGCTGGCTTTTACCAATTTAAATCTTGCCTATTGCCGCAACGGGTTTTTCATGAAAGTACCAAAAAATGTGGTGATTGAAAAACCGATCCATGTATTCTATCTTTCTCAGAATCAGAAAGATAACACTTTTTACAACACAAGAAATTTACTGATTGCCGAAGAGTCTTCAAAAGTGGAAGTGATTGAAAGCCACCACAATTTTGACAGCCATTTTGTGTTCACCAATTCGGTTACGGAAATTTTTACGTATCCAAACGCAAAAGCCGACTGGCACAAACTTCAGAACGACAGCGAAACATCGTATTTGGTTGACCACACTTTCGCCAAGCAGGAAAAAGACAGCCGCACGACGGTGAATACCTTCTCATTCGGGGGAAAAATCGTGAGAAACAATCTGGATTTCATTCAGAACGGTTCCAATATCAACTCGTTTATGAACGGTATAACGATTATCGGAAATGAGCAACTGGTCGATCATCATACCGCGGTTCACCACAACCAGCCAAACTGTGAATCTTACCAGAATTATAAAGGAATTTTTAAGGATAAGTCGCACGGCGTTTTCAACGGGAAAGTTTTCGTAGATAAAATTGCACAGAAGACCAACGCTTATCAGCAGAATAACAACGTGTTGCTGAGCGAAGGCGCAACAATAGACACCAAGCCCCAACTTGAAATTTTTGCTGATGATGTTAAATGTTCACACGGCTGTACGGTTGGGCAGCTGAACGAAGATGCATTATTTTACCTAAGAGCCAGAGGAATTTCAAAAAAAGAAGCTCAGGCCCTGTTGCTTTACGCTTTTGCCAACGATGCGATGCAGAATATTGACATTGAACCGCTTAAGAACAAAATTTCGAAGCTTTTAGCCGAAAAGCTGGAAGTAAGCCTTGAATTTTAAATTATATAAACCTTATTGGCAGAATCTGTAGTCTTTTGATTACAGATTTTTTTATTTTTGATCAATGAACTTAGAAAATTTTCAAAACCATATTGATGCTTACAAGGCGCACGACCAGATTTTGGATGCCGCTGATTATCTGATCCGAAGTTTAGGTCTTGATCATCAGAATTTTGCAGGGTTCAGTTTCCGCCCTGAACTTTCTGCCACTTCAATTCTCCTTACTGCGGAAGGCGAAATTGGCGCAAGACAAACCGTTAAAATTCCAAAGAATCTCTTTGATTTCGATTTGTCCTTAGTGCTCAATATGATGGCCCACGAAATGCTGCATGTAAGGCAAAAAGCGCCGGAATCTTTGGTTGAAGACAAAAATGAGAGAGAATGGCAGGCTTATACCGAGATGCTTTTTCACAAGGTGTTTCCGCATATTCCTGATGCACCGGATTTTAACAGGAAACAGTTTGCACAAAAGGCCCTGGAATATTACAGAAGAATGGGTGAAGGCTCCGAACTTCAGCAAAAATATGCAGAGGAAAAAATAAAAGTTGAGCAGCTGCTTGATGAAATTTTAATCAGAAGAGGCGAAAAACAGCTACAGAGTCCACCTTCGGAAAACATCAGTTAAAAACTTAACCATGATTAATTCAATACCAATCGAAAGAGTATTATTTCTTGATATCGAGACCGTTCCAAATGCTTCTGCCTGGGATGACCTTCCGGAATCTGAGCAGAAACTTTGGGATAAAAAAACATTTCAGCAGCGAAAAGATCAGTACACTGCCGAAGATTTCTACATGGAACGTGCAGGAGTAATGGCAGAATTCGGCAAAATTATTTGCATCTCGATTGGTAAAACTGAAAGAAACGGCAAACTTCTCATCAAAAGTTTTTATGGCGATGATGAAAAAACGTTGCTTGAAGAATTCGGTGAACTTTTCAACCGGCCGCAACTGCGTGATGTCATTCTTTGCGCTCACAATGGAAAGGAATTCGATTTTCCGTGGATTGCAAGGCGCTTTCTGATTAACGGAATGCAGCCGCCGGTTCCGTTTCAGCTTTATGGCAAAAAACCCTGGGAAATCCCGCACATTGACACGATGGAACTGTGGAAGTTCGGTGATTACAAAAGTTATGTTTCGCTGGAGCTGCTCGCTCACGTTTTCAATATTCCAACACCAAAAGACGATATCGACGGCTCAATGGTTTCATCAATTTATCACATAGACAAAGATTTAATTAGAATAGTTAAATATTGTGAAAAAGATGTCTTAACTTTGGCAAATGTTTTCCGTCGGCTTCGACAGGAAGATTTATTGGAACGATTTGACTCCGCATCAAGCTCAGACTGACAATTAAAATGAATTACACAGACGAACAAATCGCCGTGATTGGCGATAGCATCATACAGGCTTTAAAAACAGTTTACGACCCGGAAATTCCGGTAGACATCTACGAACTTGGATTAATTTACGACGTACAGATTTCGGAAGAAGGCGAGGTAAAAGTAGTGATGACGCTCACGACGCCAAACTGCCCCGTAGCAGAATCCCTGCCGGCTGAAGTACGTGAAAAAGTTTCCGCTGTGGAGGGCGTGAAGGATGTCGATTTGGAACTCACTTTCGAGCCAGCCTGGAACAAGGATATGATGAGCGAAGAAGCGAAATTTGAATTAGGAATTCTTTTTTAAGCTTAATAAAGCCCTTAGGTTTATTGAGATACATTCGGCGTTGAAAATTTCATCGCTTTTTTTATTTTCCGTATTTGAATTTCATAGTCTGCTTCAGATAAGGATGCAGGCTCAGTGCAACCGGACAGTTGTGGGCAGTAGATTCAATAAACTCTTTCTCTTCATCGGAAAACTCCCCAGGAAATTCAAAATAGCAAACGATTTCCCCGATTCTTCTCGGATTGGAAAGCATGATTTTCTGGATTTCACAGGTAGCGCCGGTTATATTTACTTTGTCTTTCCCCAGAATTGCAGTTGTGGTTAAGGCACATTCCGCCAGAGATGTGGCGCAGAGGTCAGTCGGTGAAAATTTCTCGCCTTTCCCGTGATTATCAGTGGGGGCATCAGTCAAAATTTTGGTTCCGCTCTGGAGATGTACAGCTTCACAGCGCAGATCGCCGGTATAGGTTACTTTTGATGTCATGATGAGATATTGTTATGCTTCGTAAAATTTCAAAAAACTTCGGGTGATTACAATTAAAAATGAAAAATATCTTTCGCCCTGTTATACGAGCTTTCGAAGTTGAGCAAATTAAGTTTATGGCTGATTTTTTCCCCAGCCATAAAATTGATCACCTGTTCGGTAGGCATATTTCCGACCAAATCATCCTTTGCCATCGGGCAGCCGCCAATTCCTTTTATTGCACTGTCAAATCTCCGGCAGCCTTTGTTGTAAGCGGCCTTTAATTTAGAATAAGAATCCTCATAACGGTTGTGAAAATGTGCTCCAAAATTCATTTCAGGATTATTTGGGGGAATTTTATCAAACAGTAAATCAATGGTTTCTACTGTAGCAACCCCAGTGGTATCTGAAAGCTGAACTTCCTTTATACCAATTTCCGCGAATCTTTTTGCCCAATAGTCAACCTCTTCCCATTTCCAGGTTTCACCGTACGGATTACCGAAAGCCATAGAAAAATAAATATTCAGTTCACGCCCGGCGCTTTCACTCATCCTTTTGATTTCCTGAATCTGCCGGAACGCCTCTTCCTGATCTTTATTTGTATTGCGGTATTGAAACGTTTCTGAAATCGAAAACGGAAACCCCAGAATATCGACATTTTCATGCTTCAAAGCCCGTTCTGCACCGCTGATATTGGCGACAATAACAGACAGTTGGGTTTCAGAAAGAGATTTGTCAATATGATCCACAACTTCTCCGGAATCAGCCATTTGTGGTATGGCTATAGGGGAAACAAAACTGCCGCAATCCAGCACATCAAAACCCACGCTCATCAGTGAGTTGATATAATCGATCTTCTTCTGTGTCGGGATAAATTCACCCCAACCCTGCATCGCATCACGAGGACATTCGGTAAGAAACATTTTACTTGTTTAGGTTTTCGTAAAGATAATATTTTTAGTTGGAAGCGGGAAAATGGAAGTTGGCAGACTGAAATGGAAAGCGGACTATGGAAGCGATAAATAATTCGTTGAACACGAAATTTTACATTTATTCGTCCTTGCAATATTGATGAAACCGGGAAATCTTCTGTTTTCCATCTGCCGTCTTCCCGCTTTTTCCTACCTTTGTTACAAACGAAAACTTCAAAAATATGCAGACGATAGACTTCACCCTGGAATGGAAACTTAAGTTACAAAACCGTTTCATCAACTACGCAAAAATTTACTCAACAAGCGATCCGGAGAGTGAAAGCACGCCCTCTACCGCGCAGCAGTGGAATATTGCCAAATATATTTTCGAGGAACTGAAATCTCTCGGACTCGAGAATGTAGAGCTTGACGGAAACGGCTATATTTATGCCTATATTCCTTCAAATCTTGAACATGACGACGAGCCGACCATAGGTTTCATCGCGCATTACGATACTTCACCCGATTTTAACGGTGAGAATGTCAATCCACAAATTTGGGACAATTATGACGGTGGTGACTTGCTTTTAAACAAAGAAACCGGCTTCACGCTTTCGCCAGATAAATTTGAAAGCTTAAAAGATTATGTTGGAAAAACCCTCATTACAACGGATGGAACTTCGCTTTTAGGCGCTGATGACAAGGCCGGAGTTGCAGAAATCGTCACCGCAGCGGAGTTTTTACTCGCACATCCTGAAATCAAACACGGAAGAATTGCCATAGGCTTTACGCCTGACGAGGAAATCGGGCGCGGCGCCCATAAATTTGATGTTGAAAAATTTGGGGCAGAATGGGCTTATACCATGGATGGCAGCGAAGCCGGCGAACTGGAGTACGAAAACTTCAATGCCGCTGGCGCGGTGGTGAAAATCCACGGGCTGAGCGTTCACCCCGGTTATGCCTTTGGGAAAATGGTTAATGCAGCACTTTTGGCTGCTGAATTTGTGAAAACGCTGCCCGAAAATGAAACCCCAGCCACAACCAAAGGTTTTGAAGGGTTTTTCCACCTGACGGAGATGTCCGCAGATGTTTCCGAAGCCAAGCTGCAGTATATCATCCGCGACCACGATTCAGAAAAATTTGAGGCAAGAAAAAAATTCATTCAGGAAAAAGTGGATGAATTAAATAAAAAATACGGTGAAGGAACTGCAGAAATTGAGGTAAAAGAACAATACCGCAACATGAAACAGCAGTTTGAAGGCAAAATGCACATCATTGATATCGCAGCTCAGGCCATGAAGGATGCCAATGTAGAACCAAAAATAAAAGCGATTCGTGGCGGTACAGACGGCGCACAACTGTCTTATATGGGACTGCCCTGCCCAAACATTTTTGCTGGAGGCATGAATTTCCATGGCCCATACGAATATGTTGCCCTGGAAACCATGGAAAAAGCGGTGAAGGTGATTGTGAATATCGCCCGAGCAGTAAAAAAGAAATAGTTAATTAAAAACATTCTCAGAACCCGAAGGGTTTAATTTGAATTGCCGTGGAT
The sequence above is a segment of the Chryseobacterium taklimakanense genome. Coding sequences within it:
- a CDS encoding HesB/IscA family protein, which encodes MIKVSDNAKEKAAILMTEDGFNPATDFIRVGVKSGGCSGLEYVLKFDNKKEETDQVFEDNGVKIVVDKKSILYLAGTTLEYSGGLNGKGFVFNNPNASRTCGCGESFSL
- the sufB gene encoding Fe-S cluster assembly protein SufB, translated to MAKYTEDDLREDLKTKEYEAGFYTDIEYEDFPTGLSEDIIRMISAKKEEPEWMTEWRLESFRIWQKMEEPDWANISYEKPDFQAIKYYAAPKKKPELASLDEVDPELLKTFEKLGINIEEQKRLAGVAVDIVMDSVSVKTTFQETLKEKGIIFMSISEAIREYPDLVQKYIGKVVPRGDNFYAALNSAVFSDGSFCYIPKGVKCPMELSTYFRINQAGTGQFERTLVIADEGSYVSYLEGCTAPARDENQLHAAVVELIAMDNAEIKYSTVQNWFPGDEEGKGGVYNFVTKRGLCEKNAKISWTQVETGSAVTWKYPSCILKGDNSIGEFYSIAVTNNYQYADTGTKMIHIGKNTRSTIISKGISAGRSNNSYRGLVKVMPTAKGARNFSQCDSLLMGNECGAHTFPYIEIKDPSAQLEHEATTSKIGEDQIFYCNQRGIDTEKAIALIVNGFSKEVLNKLPMEFAIEAQKLLEISLEGSVG
- the sufC gene encoding Fe-S cluster assembly ATPase SufC; this translates as MLHIKNLHAQIEDGVEILKGINLEIKPGEVHAIMGPNGAGKSTLSSVIAGKEDYEVTEGEILFEGEEISEDAPEERAHKGIFLSFQYPVEIPGVTVTNFIKAAINETRKAKGLEELPAKEMLALVRENSEKLNIKKDFLGRSLNEGFSGGEKKRNEIFQMLMLNPKLAILDETDSGLDIDALRIVADGVNSFKNEGNAVLLITHYQRLLDYIQPDFVHVLADGKIIKTGDKTLALELEEKGYDWLLN
- the sufD gene encoding Fe-S cluster assembly protein SufD: MALLENIQNNHSAFLDTLKHRFLDETRVSALKKFFHAGFPTRKDEEYRYTNLREITEKDYNLFPTEHHNITKEQLDELHLGEENFDWIVFINGQLHKELSKVSIENVEFMSFKHALNDDRYKEVFNKYFNKIADPELAFTNLNLAYCRNGFFMKVPKNVVIEKPIHVFYLSQNQKDNTFYNTRNLLIAEESSKVEVIESHHNFDSHFVFTNSVTEIFTYPNAKADWHKLQNDSETSYLVDHTFAKQEKDSRTTVNTFSFGGKIVRNNLDFIQNGSNINSFMNGITIIGNEQLVDHHTAVHHNQPNCESYQNYKGIFKDKSHGVFNGKVFVDKIAQKTNAYQQNNNVLLSEGATIDTKPQLEIFADDVKCSHGCTVGQLNEDALFYLRARGISKKEAQALLLYAFANDAMQNIDIEPLKNKISKLLAEKLEVSLEF
- a CDS encoding 3'-5' exonuclease, which gives rise to MINSIPIERVLFLDIETVPNASAWDDLPESEQKLWDKKTFQQRKDQYTAEDFYMERAGVMAEFGKIICISIGKTERNGKLLIKSFYGDDEKTLLEEFGELFNRPQLRDVILCAHNGKEFDFPWIARRFLINGMQPPVPFQLYGKKPWEIPHIDTMELWKFGDYKSYVSLELLAHVFNIPTPKDDIDGSMVSSIYHIDKDLIRIVKYCEKDVLTLANVFRRLRQEDLLERFDSASSSD
- a CDS encoding SUF system Fe-S cluster assembly protein — encoded protein: MNYTDEQIAVIGDSIIQALKTVYDPEIPVDIYELGLIYDVQISEEGEVKVVMTLTTPNCPVAESLPAEVREKVSAVEGVKDVDLELTFEPAWNKDMMSEEAKFELGILF
- a CDS encoding OsmC family protein — its product is MTSKVTYTGDLRCEAVHLQSGTKILTDAPTDNHGKGEKFSPTDLCATSLAECALTTTAILGKDKVNITGATCEIQKIMLSNPRRIGEIVCYFEFPGEFSDEEKEFIESTAHNCPVALSLHPYLKQTMKFKYGK
- a CDS encoding hydroxymethylglutaryl-CoA lyase, which produces MFLTECPRDAMQGWGEFIPTQKKIDYINSLMSVGFDVLDCGSFVSPIAIPQMADSGEVVDHIDKSLSETQLSVIVANISGAERALKHENVDILGFPFSISETFQYRNTNKDQEEAFRQIQEIKRMSESAGRELNIYFSMAFGNPYGETWKWEEVDYWAKRFAEIGIKEVQLSDTTGVATVETIDLLFDKIPPNNPEMNFGAHFHNRYEDSYSKLKAAYNKGCRRFDSAIKGIGGCPMAKDDLVGNMPTEQVINFMAGEKISHKLNLLNFESSYNRAKDIFHF
- the pepT gene encoding peptidase T, with the protein product MQTIDFTLEWKLKLQNRFINYAKIYSTSDPESESTPSTAQQWNIAKYIFEELKSLGLENVELDGNGYIYAYIPSNLEHDDEPTIGFIAHYDTSPDFNGENVNPQIWDNYDGGDLLLNKETGFTLSPDKFESLKDYVGKTLITTDGTSLLGADDKAGVAEIVTAAEFLLAHPEIKHGRIAIGFTPDEEIGRGAHKFDVEKFGAEWAYTMDGSEAGELEYENFNAAGAVVKIHGLSVHPGYAFGKMVNAALLAAEFVKTLPENETPATTKGFEGFFHLTEMSADVSEAKLQYIIRDHDSEKFEARKKFIQEKVDELNKKYGEGTAEIEVKEQYRNMKQQFEGKMHIIDIAAQAMKDANVEPKIKAIRGGTDGAQLSYMGLPCPNIFAGGMNFHGPYEYVALETMEKAVKVIVNIARAVKKK